DNA from Dasypus novemcinctus isolate mDasNov1 chromosome 19, mDasNov1.1.hap2, whole genome shotgun sequence:
ctgtttaagtctttttcccattttttaaatgggttgtttatctttttctttccaagacataggagttctttatatatgcaagttataagtcttctatcagatatatggttaccaaatattttctaccattgtgtatgctctcttttcactttcttgacagcctcctttgaggtgtagaaggttttaattttgaggaggtcccatttatctatttgttcttttgctgcttgtgcttttggtgtgaagttcatgaatccaattcctattacaaggttttgtagatgcttccctacactgctttccaaagtctgtatggtcttggctcttatatttaggtttttgatccatcttgagttgatttttgtataagatgtgagagcgtaatcctctttcattcttttacatatggatatccaggtctccaggtaccatttgttgaataggtcattctctcccagttgagagtgtttgatggctttatcaaatattatatggctatatatatgaggatctatatcagaactctcaattcggttccattggtctgtgtgtctctcttgtgccaatatcatactattttcactactgtagctttgtagtatgttttgaagtcaggtagtgtgattcctccaatttcagttttctttttcagtatgtctttggctattcagggcctctttcctttccaaataaatttcataggtattttttctggttccttaaagaatgctgtgttaatttttattgggattgcattgaatgtgtagatcacttttggtaggatagacatcttaataatatttagtcttcctatccatgaacagggaatattcttccatttatttgggtctcctttgatttccttgaacagtcttttgtatttctctgtgtataagtattttacatctttagttaaatttattcatatttatttgactttttcatTGActgttgtaaatgatatttgtttcttgatttcctcctgagcttgctcattattggtgtacagaaacactactgttttttgcacattgatcttattgTTACAGACTAGTGATatcaaccagactcagactctgaataaagttcgaattgagagctttattagctgtgTGGCGACTGCCTCGTCCtatgcagaggggagagcagcctcGAGTTGTGGGggaagtttgcttatataggcttttaggttcagggaagggggcaatagctcagcaagcaagcatgtaCAGGAGCAGGTGTTTGCAGTTAATCAAgtgctgggaattctatcagggaaGACAAGCagttggggagtttttgttatttacaggggtctgagtcaggttggtcttttggcaggggctgacgaGACTTTCTACAGGAGGTGGCCTTGACataaggttttacagttgagcaagcttgttacagaagcgagatatatgcagttagggggctgtggaattatCCTCTTGGGTGGGAGTGGTTACaggttcctacttctccacattataacctgcgactttcctaaactcatttatgagttctaggtctttgctgtagacctctcatggttttctatgtataggatcatgtcatctgcaaataatgaaattttgacttcttcctttccaatttgaatgctttttgtatctggttcttgccccagtgctcgagcaagtacttctaagacaatgttatatAGAAGACGTGAgaggggcatccttgtcttgttcctgatcttagagggaaggattttagtatttcaccattgtaaatgatgttggctgtcattttttcatatatactctttatcgtgttcaaaaagttttcttgtattccaatcttttggagtgtttttatcaagaaagggtgctatattttgtcaaatgcattttctgcaactatagatagaatcatgtgattttttcccatcaatctgtttatatgatgttttacattgattgattttcttatgttgaaccatccttgcatacccgaaATGAATCCcattggtcatggtgtgtaattcatttaatgtgctgttgaatacagttagcaggtatttttttgaggatttttgcatcttggtttattagagaaattggtctataattttcctttcttgtcgtgtctttgtttggttttggtactagggtaatgttggcatcatagaatgagttaggtaatgttccttctctttcaattttttggaagagtttcagcaggattgatgttagttttttctggaatgttttgttgaattcacctgtgaaaccatctggcccagggctcttcttagttgggaggcttttaatgactgattctatctctttacttgtgattggtttgttgagatcatcaatttcttctttcatcaacacaGGCTGCttaagtgtttctaggaatttgtccatttcctctgaattgtcatttttgttggaatatagtttttcaaagtatcctcttatgatagtctttatttctgtggggtcagtggtgatacctcctttctcatttcttattttgtgtatttccatcttgtctctttttttctttgttagtctagctaagggtatgtcaattttattgttcctctcaaagaaccagctcttggtcttgtttatcttttcaagttctttctcattttctatttcatttagttctgctcttatctttgttatttctttctttcttcttcctgtgtggttactttttttttttttttactaattgctccaaatgtgcagttagttcttcaatttttgctcttcttttttgatgtatgaatttatggctataaatttccctctcacgactgcttttgctgcatcccatacgttttggtatgttgtgttatcattttcattagtttcaaggtagttattaatttcttttgagatttcctctttgacccactgtttttctaagagtgagCTGTTTaattttccatatctttgtgtgaaatctgggcctctagcccttgcagatttccggcttcactccactgtggtcagagatattattttgtatgatttcaatctttctgaattcaccgagtctttctttgtggcctagcatatggcctttcttggagaatgatccatgtgcacttgagaaaaatttgctgtaatgatctgtaaatgtctattagatccagctcctttaatatactgttcaaagtttttgtttcattaCTGATTatcttttgaggtgttctgtccaaagttgatagtggtgtattaaagtctcccactataattgtagaggcatctattctttcacttagtttttccagtgtttgcctcacgtattggAGGTGACCTTGTTAGGagcttaaatatttatgattcttcgttcttcctgaaagattatccctttcactaatacgtggtatccttctttgtctcacaattgtttcacatttaaagtctattttgtctgatattagtattgctacacctgcttttttttggttattgtttgcttgtatgattgttttccagacattcactttcaatctccacgaattcctgggtctaagatgtgtttcttgtagatagcatatagatgggtcatatttccttatccattcttccagtctgaatcttttcataggtgagtttaatccattgacatttagtgttattactttcaaggaattattgatgttagccatattttgtttggacttgtgtttgtcatattttttgtttttttccttctctttttgtcctttttgttgctcttactctcctccaactctgcctttcctgtttttttctttcttcctgccaaagtgtctttagtatttcttgaatggcagaattcttgttggcatactctttttatttatctttatctgtgaatattttggacactccatcatttttaaatgctagtttagctgggtagagtattattgtttgggaatttttttcttttagtaccttgactatatcaaaccactgccttctttcctccatagtTTCACATGAgtaattggcacttaatcttatgggtcctcccttgtgtgtgatggttctcttttctcttgctgtttttagaattttctctttgtcttgaacattggataatttgacaagtatatgtcttggggtgggcctgttggggtttatgatatttggggtgcattgtgcttcttggatatgtacatctgcctctctcagtagatttgggaagttttcagccattatttcctgtaacacctcttctgacccctttcccttctcttctccttctgggatgcctataatatgtatgtttgtttattttgcattgtcattcaggtccctaagtcctagctggattttttctatctttttatcaatcaagtctacctctgtttgatttccgatatactgtcttccacatcactaattctctcctccgcctcttctaatctgctgctatttgctgcaagtttatttttcatttcttgaactgtgatgttcatcacCGTCATATCTGTTTTCTCTTTGCATAGGTCTGCaatttcaaagtgttttcttcataatgttaatctcttcctttacttcattaagatggtctttaatatatgtattgagatctttcattacttgtctgatgttctgctccccttcctggtttttagtttgttcattggaatgggccatgttttcttgattttggtttggtttgtagttttttgttgctgtctcatcattCTATCTTGACAGGTTTTATCAGTTCCTGAGGGTCTTTGTATAATCTTGGctattaattagttgttgtttgtgtgtaagtgttatatcttctctttgtcacttttttcttcttactctcttttcttgttgctggctaagttcactcttgcaagaatctcctctggcACCTTCCCACTAAATCggtgtccagacacctcctgtcctgcaagcaTCCAAAACAGCCCAGTCTAGCAGGACTCTAACCCTaatcagctgcttctttgcaggagagattatgaggtgcactcactcagacaccctCTTGCCCCTCCTCCTTGACCACAATTTAATGTCTTTCTTGAATTTTAAGTTCCAACACTCAGGACTATGGTGAAATAAGTATTCTCTTCCAAGTGCTTGGCTGTGGCTTCAGAAAACAGTAGTAGAAACATTACTTACATACTTTTCCATATAGAATTTACATCATTTTTTGGGAATTTATATTAATTGGATTATTTCTGAATATAATATTCAATCACTTTGAAAACAGATTTCAAACCATTTAGAATATAGACAATTCTGCAGTCTCTCTTTTTACTAGTACATGGGTAACAACAAACAGTGGTCCTCATTGAAATGGGCAAAAGGTCAAGAGTTACAGAGTCTGTTTAAATATTGTCAATGATCTAAGTTCAAGTTATTGTTGCGTTGCTGACTTTCAATGCTTACCCTATTCTTTGGTACCTTGTGATGTACATCATGATCATGACTTGTTACTATCATAACTCAAAATtcaggtaattttttttcatacaaacagGATATCAATTCTGCAAAAGAGACGTGCTTTTCCAGTTGGAACAGGAAGAAGTGTCAAGAGAAGGAATAGGTTTTCCTCAATACCAGAATCCAGGTGAACTGTAAAGACCTCTGCATTAGAAGAGGGGTCTCATGATAAAGTATGtgcttgaatattttaatttcaggaTTCCTTAAGTGtgtaatgatttctttttttttaattaggtattttttataaagatttatttcctcccctccctcccccctgccccagttgtctgttctctgtgtctatttgctacttcgtcttctttgtctgcttctgttgttgtcagcggcacagaaatctgtgtttctttttcttgtgtcatcttgtgtcagctctctgtgtttgcagtgctattcctgggcaggctgcactttctttcgtgctgggcagatctccttacggggtgcagtccttgcacgtggggctcccctacatgggggacacccctgtgtggcatgacaatccttgcgcacatcagcactgcacatgggccagctgcacatgggtcaaggaggcccagggtttgaaccatggacctcccatgttgcaGACatatgccctatccactggaccaagtctgctacCTATAAtgatttcttcagttttctttataCGAGTTATGATTTCTAAAATGTAGCTGAAGATATTGGGGAAATTTTAGTCACGTGTTTGTTGCATGCATTTCTTAACCATTATTGAGTGTCTTTCGCATTGGGAAAGGGATATTTGTTTGCTATTGTAATTACACTGTCACATAataatccttgtcttgttcctattCTTGGAAGattgttttccatatttttaccTCACTGACGTCCCAACTTTTTTCTCACATTGCATATCTCAAAATCCTTTCAGACTGTTATGTCCTAGAATTATCTTATTTATGACTTTGATATTCTTTCCCAGCTAATTGTGAATGTGGGAAACATACTGAAAGGGATATTTGgaactttctaaatttttcttcCCCTAAAACTATTCTAACAATttattctgccttttttcaattACTACAGGGAGGCAGTATGCctttaaaacatgggaaatgaTAGAAGTGATATTCAGTCAACCTACCTGTAGGAAAGACCCTTCTAAAATCATGTCATTGGTAAGTTCAATTTTATATACCCTAGTGTTCCAAATAGATACCCAATGATGGAataaattaggaattcagtaaatcatgaaattaaaattaatgttCGAATTAAGTGCTAATCCAGCAAAAATTTGTGATAGTTTGAGTTTTCAGTAAAAACCTAAACACAAACTCTAACCTGAGTTCACATAAAAATCAAATTGTATAAGCAGGTTTTATGAATGTAATCTTTGAAACATGAAGCTAAAAATGGATCAGATACCTCTGCAATTAGAGtgttataatagagaaaatctcTGTGTATGGATTAGAATACTTTTATATGGAACCAACATGGCAGATATTTTAATTGGATACTACCACTAGTGTATTAGTTTAGGTTTCATATATAGGGAAATGTAGAAATTCACTTAAATGGACAAAAGTTTTACAGTCTCTCATCTCATTCCCCACAGCAcagatctcacacccacaagaattcctttaaatgtaaTTCTTTGCAAGAAGATTCTTCTCACACATCCATAGTGAACCAATATGCATTGATTCACCTAacaaagaaatcctatttcaggAAACCACCTCCAGCAGTTCTCAGTGGCTATTCATGTGTTAAACAACATAAGCATCTTCACcatacaagtaaatcatatgagtgCTACCAAAGTGATAAAAATTATATCCAATGCTCTGACCTCAGGCAATACAATGTAACTCCCATTGGAGAGAAAACCCATGCATATCATCTaggtgggaaagccttcactacatcctcttcccttaaacAGCATGAAGGATGTCACATTGGAGGAAAACCACATGAATGTCAACAGTGTGGGAAAACCTATAGTCATTATACTTCCCTTAAatatcatgagagaactcacactggggagaaaccccatgaatgtcatctttgtgggaaagccttcattcagtCATCTGCCctcaaaaaacatgaaagaactcacactggagagaaaccccatgaatgtcatctatgcaagaaagctttcagtcaacatTCCAATCTtcgacaacatgagagaactcacactggagggAAAACCCATGAATGccatctctgtgggaaagccttcagtagattatcttcccttaaacaacatggGAGATGTCACCCTGGAGGAAAACCACATGAATGTCCTCTGTGTGGGAAAACCTATAGTCATTATGCTTCCCTTAAATATCATGAAAGAACTCATGCTGGAGAGAAACCGCATGAATGCCATCactgtgggaaagctttcactaAATTATCTGTCCTTAAACGACATGAGAgatgtcacactggagaaaaaccacatgaatgtcatctgtgtgggAAAACTTATAGTCAATATACTTCCCTTAAatatcatgagagaactcacactggagagaaaccccatgaatgtcatctttgtgggaaagccttcattcaactaTGTCAgctaaaacaacatgaaagaactcacactggagagaaaccccatgaatgtcgtctttgtgggaaagcctacGTTCAGTCATCTTCCctcaaaaaacatgaaagaactcacactggagagaaaccccatgaatgtcatctatgcaagaaagctttcagtcaacgTTCCTATCttcaacaacatgagagaactcacactggagagaaaccccatgaatgccatctctgtggaaaagccttcactaCATTATCTttccttaaacaacatgagagatgtcacactggagaaaaaccacatgaatgtcatctgtgtgggAAAACCTATAGTCATTATACTTCACTTAAATatcatgaaagaactcacactggagagaaaccccatgaatgccaTCACTGTGGAAAAGCTTTCACTAAATTATCTgtccttaaacaacatgagagatgtcacactggagaaaaaccacatgaatgtcatctgtgtgggAAAACCTATAGTCATTATACTTCACTTAAATatcatgaaagaactcacactggagagaaaccccatgaatgccatctctgtgggaaagccttcactacatTATCTgtccttaaacaacatgagagatgtcacactggagaaaaaccacatgaatgtcatctgtgtgggAAAACCTATAGTCATTATACTTCACTTAAATatcatgaaagaactcacactggagagaaaccccatgaatgccatcactgtgggaaagccttcactaaaTTATCTatccttaaacaacatgagagatgtcacactgaaaaaaaaacacatgaatgtcatctgtgtgggAAAACCTATAGTCATTATACTTCCCTTAAATATCacgagagaattcacactggagagaaaccccatgaatgtcatctttgtgggaaagccttcattcaactaTGTCacctaaaacaacatgaaagaactcatactggagagaaaccccatgaatgtcatctatgtgggaaagctttcagtcaactTACTTctcttaaacaacatgagagaacacactggagagaaacgccatgaatgtcatctatgtgggaacaCCTTCATTCACCTTACTAGCCTAAAGCACcatgtgagaactcacactggagagaaacctcatgaatgtcatctatgtgggaaagccttcattcatcTACATAACCTAAAACaacatgtgagaactcacactggagagaaacgctatgaatgtcatctttgtgggaaagccttcagtcaataTGCTAGTCTTCAACAACAtatgagaattcacactggagagaaacacTATGAATGTTGTCTATGTGGGAAAATTTTCACTTTGAGTTCTGCCCTCATGAAATGAGAGAATTCATGCTTGACAGAAATCATGATATATGTATGAGGAAACATTAATTATTCTAACCTTGGACAACAGGAGATTACTCAAACTGGAGAGAATCCCTGTGAATGCTGAAAATTTGAGAAAGCAACCAGTCAGTAttcttactttaaatgt
Protein-coding regions in this window:
- the LOC101417520 gene encoding zinc finger protein 705F-like isoform X2 gives rise to the protein MPAKVLAMQSHALVTFKDVAVDFTQEEWNLLDTTQRKLFREVMLENISNLVSVGYQFCKRDVLFQLEQEEVSREGIGFPQYQNPGRQYAFKTWEMIEVIFSQPTCRKDPSKIMSLVC
- the LOC101417520 gene encoding zinc finger protein 709-like isoform X1; this translates as MPAKVLAMQSHALVTFKDVAVDFTQEEWNLLDTTQRKLFREVMLENISNLVSVGYQFCKRDVLFQLEQEEVSREGIGFPQYQNPGRQYAFKTWEMIEVIFSQPTCRKDPSKIMSLHRSHTHKNSFKCNSLQEDSSHTSIVNQYALIHLTKKSYFRKPPPAVLSGYSCVKQHKHLHHTSKSYECYQSDKNYIQCSDLRQYNVTPIGEKTHAYHLGGKAFTTSSSLKQHEGCHIGGKPHECQQCGKTYSHYTSLKYHERTHTGEKPHECHLCGKAFIQSSALKKHERTHTGEKPHECHLCKKAFSQHSNLRQHERTHTGGKTHECHLCGKAFSRLSSLKQHGRCHPGGKPHECPLCGKTYSHYASLKYHERTHAGEKPHECHHCGKAFTKLSVLKRHERCHTGEKPHECHLCGKTYSQYTSLKYHERTHTGEKPHECHLCGKAFIQLCQLKQHERTHTGEKPHECRLCGKAYVQSSSLKKHERTHTGEKPHECHLCKKAFSQRSYLQQHERTHTGEKPHECHLCGKAFTTLSFLKQHERCHTGEKPHECHLCGKTYSHYTSLKYHERTHTGEKPHECHHCGKAFTKLSVLKQHERCHTGEKPHECHLCGKTYSHYTSLKYHERTHTGEKPHECHLCGKAFTTLSVLKQHERCHTGEKPHECHLCGKTYSHYTSLKYHERTHTGEKPHECHHCGKAFTKLSILKQHERCHTEKKTHECHLCGKTYSHYTSLKYHERIHTGEKPHECHLCGKAFIQLCHLKQHERTHTGEKPHECHLCGKAFSQLTSLKQHERTHWRETP